A portion of the Thermoanaerobaculia bacterium genome contains these proteins:
- a CDS encoding outer membrane protein transport protein, with the protein STKIGLAFHSKTVHDISGSAHFRVPEDAAPLTGNGAVFRNTNADAPLPMPASVSLSADQVVSAKLAILADATWTQWSALRRITIDFDNPNQPRIAQPFDWRDVWRWSLGARYRAGERLTLRAGAAYEQTPVVAHTREPRVPEANHEWVSAGFTYRASEKLDVDFFYVHLFTDEAKIDVFDPTAGSYVGHSDWNINNVGLSATLKF; encoded by the coding sequence GTCGACGAAGATCGGACTCGCGTTCCATTCGAAGACCGTCCACGACATCTCGGGCTCGGCGCATTTCCGGGTGCCGGAGGACGCCGCGCCGCTGACCGGCAACGGCGCGGTCTTCCGGAACACGAACGCCGACGCCCCGCTACCGATGCCTGCCTCCGTGTCGCTCTCGGCGGACCAGGTCGTCTCGGCGAAGCTCGCGATCCTCGCGGACGCGACGTGGACGCAGTGGAGCGCGCTCCGGCGCATCACGATCGACTTCGACAACCCGAACCAGCCCCGCATCGCGCAGCCGTTCGACTGGCGCGACGTGTGGAGATGGAGCCTCGGCGCGCGGTATCGCGCGGGAGAGCGGCTCACGCTCCGGGCGGGCGCCGCCTACGAGCAGACCCCGGTCGTCGCTCACACGCGCGAGCCGCGGGTGCCCGAAGCGAACCATGAATGGGTATCGGCCGGCTTCACGTACCGGGCGTCGGAAAAGCTGGATGTCGACTTCTTCTACGTCCACCTCTTCACCGACGAGGCGAAGATCGACGTCTTCGATCCGACCGCCGGGAGCTACGTCGGCCACTCCGACTGGAACATCAACAACGTGGGGCTTTCGGCGACGTTGAAATTCTGA
- a CDS encoding protein kinase, whose product MTLASGTRLGPYEVISPIGAGGMGEVYKARDTRLGREVAVKVLPAEFSADRERRARFEQEARAASALNHPNIVSVYDVGSADEHLFVAMELVEGKTLREMLESGRLPASRTLDVGVQVAEGLARAHGAGIVHRDLKPENVMIGKDGFVKILDFGLAKLSAPIDGGGSDLPTAAPRGTDPGTIMGTVGYMSPEQAAGRAVDFRSDQFSLGTILYEMATGKRPFQRDSAPQTLTAIIQDDPEPLGTLNPRTPAPLRWAVERCLAKDPEDRFASTKDLARDLKSLRDHLSEASQVSGESAAGASRTRRVPAAFFAAAAVLALVVGAAAAIVARKTAPHRVPVFHRLTFERGTIGGARFAPDGQLVIYSAGWNGAKSKIFSTRATGPGSSALAVPDALLFSISPSNELAIGLDAKLQNSFQPSGTLARVSVSGGTPRELLENVAEAEWSPDGLQLAVVHNVAGKARLEYPIGKTLYETGGWVGHIRFSPDGKSIAFLDHPASSDGGTVSIIDSGGGKKRDLSGGWLSLEGLAWRPDGEEVLFSGTKTGVAWKIYGVAPGGQERFILSAPAGILIRDIARDGRMLVTQDDWRGGISALVPGDAKEKDLSNLDYSLVRDISPDGSLITLDESGEGGGEQGQVYMRATDGTPAVRLGAGSGGSLSADRKWVASTNADGTAIELFPTGPGQSQQLACKGMNCYFPAFFPDGKRIAFLGVEAGRGPKIFVTGADAMNPRAISPEGVAFTTVFAVSPDGKSIAALGVDAKPAIFPVDGGPPRTIPGTEVLDIPMRWTPDGGSVYISRADGPRTVLSKVDVSTGRRTTVREVTASDPAGVQGILRVYPTPDARGYAYSYVRVLSTLFEVEGVR is encoded by the coding sequence ATGACGCTCGCGTCCGGCACCCGGCTCGGCCCCTATGAGGTCATTTCCCCAATCGGCGCGGGTGGGATGGGGGAAGTCTATAAGGCGCGCGACACGCGGCTCGGCCGCGAGGTCGCTGTCAAGGTCCTTCCCGCGGAGTTCTCCGCGGACCGCGAGCGGCGCGCGCGCTTCGAGCAGGAGGCGCGGGCCGCGTCCGCCCTGAACCATCCGAACATCGTGTCCGTTTACGACGTCGGCTCCGCCGACGAGCACCTCTTCGTCGCGATGGAGCTCGTCGAGGGAAAGACGCTCCGCGAGATGCTGGAATCCGGCCGCCTGCCCGCGAGCCGCACGCTCGACGTCGGCGTCCAGGTCGCCGAAGGGCTCGCTCGCGCCCACGGCGCCGGCATCGTCCACCGGGACCTCAAGCCCGAGAACGTGATGATCGGCAAGGACGGATTCGTCAAGATCCTCGATTTCGGCCTCGCGAAGCTCTCCGCCCCGATCGACGGAGGCGGCTCCGACCTTCCGACGGCGGCGCCGCGAGGAACGGATCCCGGGACGATCATGGGAACGGTCGGCTACATGTCGCCCGAGCAGGCGGCCGGGCGCGCCGTCGATTTCCGATCCGACCAGTTCTCGCTCGGAACGATCCTCTACGAGATGGCGACGGGCAAGCGCCCGTTCCAGCGGGACAGCGCCCCGCAGACGCTCACGGCGATCATCCAGGACGATCCGGAACCGCTGGGGACGTTGAATCCCCGGACCCCGGCGCCTCTCCGCTGGGCCGTCGAGCGCTGCCTCGCCAAGGACCCCGAGGACCGGTTCGCCTCGACGAAGGACCTCGCGCGGGACTTGAAGAGCCTGCGCGACCATCTGTCGGAGGCATCGCAGGTATCGGGCGAAAGCGCGGCCGGCGCGTCCCGGACCCGGCGCGTCCCCGCGGCGTTCTTCGCGGCCGCCGCCGTGCTCGCGCTCGTCGTCGGCGCCGCCGCCGCGATCGTCGCCCGCAAGACCGCGCCGCATCGCGTTCCCGTCTTTCACCGGCTCACGTTCGAGCGGGGCACGATCGGCGGCGCGCGCTTCGCCCCGGATGGACAGCTCGTCATCTACAGCGCCGGCTGGAACGGCGCGAAGTCGAAGATCTTCTCGACCCGGGCCACGGGTCCGGGATCGAGCGCTCTCGCCGTTCCGGACGCGCTTCTCTTCTCGATCTCTCCCTCCAACGAGCTCGCGATCGGCCTCGACGCGAAGCTCCAGAACTCCTTTCAGCCGTCCGGCACGCTCGCGCGCGTGTCCGTTTCCGGCGGGACTCCGCGGGAGCTCCTCGAGAACGTCGCCGAGGCGGAGTGGTCGCCCGACGGCTTGCAGCTCGCGGTCGTCCACAACGTCGCCGGAAAAGCTCGGCTCGAGTACCCGATCGGAAAGACGCTGTACGAGACCGGCGGATGGGTGGGGCACATCCGGTTCTCTCCCGACGGGAAGTCGATCGCGTTCCTCGACCACCCCGCGTCTTCCGACGGTGGAACCGTCTCGATCATCGACTCCGGCGGAGGGAAGAAGCGCGACCTGTCGGGAGGATGGCTCTCACTCGAAGGACTCGCGTGGCGTCCCGACGGCGAAGAAGTCCTCTTCTCGGGGACGAAGACGGGGGTGGCCTGGAAGATCTACGGCGTCGCTCCCGGCGGTCAGGAGCGCTTCATCCTATCGGCCCCGGCCGGGATACTCATCCGCGACATCGCCAGGGACGGCCGGATGCTCGTCACGCAGGACGACTGGCGCGGGGGAATTTCGGCGCTCGTCCCGGGCGACGCGAAGGAAAAGGACCTTTCGAACCTCGACTACTCGCTCGTCCGCGACATCAGCCCCGACGGCTCCCTCATCACGCTCGACGAGTCGGGCGAGGGCGGCGGCGAGCAGGGGCAGGTATACATGCGCGCGACGGACGGAACTCCCGCGGTCCGTCTCGGCGCGGGGAGCGGAGGCTCCCTCTCGGCCGACCGGAAATGGGTCGCGTCGACCAACGCCGACGGCACGGCGATCGAGCTCTTCCCGACCGGCCCCGGCCAGTCGCAGCAGCTCGCGTGCAAGGGGATGAACTGCTATTTTCCCGCGTTCTTCCCGGACGGGAAGCGGATCGCTTTCCTGGGTGTCGAAGCGGGGCGCGGCCCGAAGATCTTCGTGACCGGCGCCGATGCGATGAATCCGCGGGCGATCTCTCCGGAGGGGGTCGCTTTCACGACGGTGTTCGCCGTTTCTCCCGACGGGAAGAGCATCGCCGCCCTCGGCGTGGACGCGAAGCCGGCGATCTTTCCGGTCGACGGCGGGCCGCCGAGGACGATTCCAGGAACCGAAGTGCTCGACATCCCCATGCGCTGGACACCCGACGGAGGATCCGTCTATATCTCGCGCGCCGACGGTCCCCGGACCGTTCTTTCGAAAGTGGACGTCTCGACGGGACGGCGCACGACGGTCCGGGAAGTCACGGCGTCCGACCCCGCGGGAGTCCAGGGAATCCTGCGCGTCTATCCGACTCCCGACGCCCGCGGCTACGCGTACAGCTACGTCCGCGTGCTCTCGACGCTCTTCGAGGTCGAGGGCGTCCGGTAA